One window of the Mixophyes fleayi isolate aMixFle1 chromosome 6, aMixFle1.hap1, whole genome shotgun sequence genome contains the following:
- the LRRC27 gene encoding leucine-rich repeat-containing protein 27 isoform X5, whose product MDTIYSKDNHGTHGVIVNCTGFSVEQRNGNRSPDNSDTLDLSKKKLHYLSEELYMNTPCIKNMHLEGNVLCSLPDSLFLHLPHLVWLDLRYNEITSLPITIGKHRQLKYLLLEGNPIKTLPVELGDLSTLKALNLRHCPLEFPPADIVRKGLESILSFLRNVRRVDPVSSKRHESADLPPVEKLNLNELDLSDECSTKEEMKQFQMLKNKIKEKEMEEMAQIDPLHLYSKPQKVLGPGKTSGWRFLTESRQVLPVERRYSEADRQAEEKERLGLLYQKQKNQEILKDWQKQTKVTQDQKAKNRKRTENQHEVPIAVPPYATELDPSQNKNSWDKHKTLVVEKQEMMPRVMSVKSLKEAEKARFV is encoded by the exons ATGGATACAATATATTCTAAAGACAATCATGGTACTCATGGTGTCATTGTAAACTGTACTGGTTTCTCAGTGGAACAAAGAAATGGAAACAGATCCCCCGATAACTCTGATACATTGGACCTAAGTAAGAAAAAACTGCATTATCTCAGTGAAGAACTTTACATGAACACCCCCTGTATTAAG AATATGCATCTTGAAGGCAATGTACTGTGCTCCCTTCCTGACAGCCTCTTCCTGCATCTGCCACACCTCGTGTGGTTAGATCTCCGATACAATGAAATTACAAGCCTGCCGATTACTATTGGAAAACACAG GCAGCTAAAATACCTTCTTCTTGAAGGAAACCCAATAAAGACGCTTCCTGTAGAGCTTG GTGACTTGTCTACACTTAAAGCCTTAAATCTCAGACATTGCCCACTTGAGTTTCCACCAGCAGATATTGTGCGCAAAGGGCTTGAGTCCATCTTATCATTTCTCCGTAATGTCAGGAGGGTGGATCCTGTAAGTTCTAAGCGTCATGAGTCAG CAGATCTGCCACCTGTTGAAAAACTGAATCTGAACGAGCTGGACCTCTCAGACGAATGTTCAACCAAGGAGGAAATGAAGCAGTTTCAGAtgctaaaaaacaaaattaaagagAAAGAAATGGAGGAAATGGCTCAAATTGATCCCCTTCACTTGTATAGTAAACCCCAGAAAGTGCTGGGCCCAGGAAAGACAAGTGGGTGGAGGTTTCTGACCGAATCAAG ACAAGTACTACCGGTAGAGAGAAGATACTCAGAAGCTGACAGACAagcggaggagaaggagaggCTTGGCCTGCTCTACCAGAAGCAGAA AAATCAAGAAATACTTAAAGATTGGCAGAAACAGACAAAGGTCACGCAGGATCAGAAAGCAAAAAACAGGAAGAGAACGGAGAACCAACATGAG GTGCCCATTGCCGTCCCTCCATATGCCACGGAGTTGGATCCCTCCCAGAACAAGAATAGCTGGGACAAGCACAAGACGCTCGTAGTGGAAAAACAGGAAATGATGCCAAGGGTCATGTCAGTGAAATCATTGAAAGAAGCGGAGAAGGCTAGGTTTGTTTAA
- the LRRC27 gene encoding leucine-rich repeat-containing protein 27 isoform X1, with translation MDTIYSKDNHGTHGVIVNCTGFSVEQRNGNRSPDNSDTLDLSKKKLHYLSEELYMNTPCIKNMHLEGNVLCSLPDSLFLHLPHLVWLDLRYNEITSLPITIGKHRQLKYLLLEGNPIKTLPVELGDLSTLKALNLRHCPLEFPPADIVRKGLESILSFLRNVRRVDPVSSKRHESADLPPVEKLNLNELDLSDECSTKEEMKQFQMLKNKIKEKEMEEMAQIDPLHLYSKPQKVLGPGKTSGWRFLTESRQVLPVERRYSEADRQAEEKERLGLLYQKQKNQEILKDWQKQTKVTQDQKAKNRKRTENQHEVPIAVPPYATELDPSQNKNSWDKHKTLVVEKQEMMPRVMSVKSLKEAEKARASRDFRLEQRIKQHVQAMQERQRNPKRSAQEEMEAARKELEMASLLQAEILQRRREHDTSLEYRFTAFTGDISPSTTPRGQPQNIFAMDVS, from the exons ATGGATACAATATATTCTAAAGACAATCATGGTACTCATGGTGTCATTGTAAACTGTACTGGTTTCTCAGTGGAACAAAGAAATGGAAACAGATCCCCCGATAACTCTGATACATTGGACCTAAGTAAGAAAAAACTGCATTATCTCAGTGAAGAACTTTACATGAACACCCCCTGTATTAAG AATATGCATCTTGAAGGCAATGTACTGTGCTCCCTTCCTGACAGCCTCTTCCTGCATCTGCCACACCTCGTGTGGTTAGATCTCCGATACAATGAAATTACAAGCCTGCCGATTACTATTGGAAAACACAG GCAGCTAAAATACCTTCTTCTTGAAGGAAACCCAATAAAGACGCTTCCTGTAGAGCTTG GTGACTTGTCTACACTTAAAGCCTTAAATCTCAGACATTGCCCACTTGAGTTTCCACCAGCAGATATTGTGCGCAAAGGGCTTGAGTCCATCTTATCATTTCTCCGTAATGTCAGGAGGGTGGATCCTGTAAGTTCTAAGCGTCATGAGTCAG CAGATCTGCCACCTGTTGAAAAACTGAATCTGAACGAGCTGGACCTCTCAGACGAATGTTCAACCAAGGAGGAAATGAAGCAGTTTCAGAtgctaaaaaacaaaattaaagagAAAGAAATGGAGGAAATGGCTCAAATTGATCCCCTTCACTTGTATAGTAAACCCCAGAAAGTGCTGGGCCCAGGAAAGACAAGTGGGTGGAGGTTTCTGACCGAATCAAG ACAAGTACTACCGGTAGAGAGAAGATACTCAGAAGCTGACAGACAagcggaggagaaggagaggCTTGGCCTGCTCTACCAGAAGCAGAA AAATCAAGAAATACTTAAAGATTGGCAGAAACAGACAAAGGTCACGCAGGATCAGAAAGCAAAAAACAGGAAGAGAACGGAGAACCAACATGAG GTGCCCATTGCCGTCCCTCCATATGCCACGGAGTTGGATCCCTCCCAGAACAAGAATAGCTGGGACAAGCACAAGACGCTCGTAGTGGAAAAACAGGAAATGATGCCAAGGGTCATGTCAGTGAAATCATTGAAAGAAGCGGAGAAGGCTAG AGCCTCCAGAGACTTCCGGCTGGAACAGCGCATCAAGCAGCACGTCCAGGCCATGCAGGAGCGACAGAGGAACCCCAAGCGGTCAGCACAGGAAGAAATGGAGGCAGCCAGAAAGGAATTAGAGATG GCTTCGCTGCTGCAAGCAGAAATATTACAGAGAAGACGGGAGCATGATACATCATTGGAATACAGATTTACTGCCTTCACGGGGGATATTTCCCCCAGCACTACACCGAGAGGACAACCTCAGAACATCTTTGCAATGGACGTTTCCTGA
- the LRRC27 gene encoding leucine-rich repeat-containing protein 27 isoform X3, producing MDTIYSKDNHGTHGVIVNCTGFSVEQRNGNRSPDNSDTLDLSKKKLHYLSEELYMNTPCIKNMHLEGNVLCSLPDSLFLHLPHLVWLDLRYNEITSLPITIGKHRQLKYLLLEGNPIKTLPVELGDLSTLKALNLRHCPLEFPPADIVRKGLESILSFLRNVRRVDPVSSKRHESADLPPVEKLNLNELDLSDECSTKEEMKQFQMLKNKIKEKEMEEMAQIDPLHLYSKPQKVLGPGKTSGWRFLTESRQVLPVERRYSEADRQAEEKERLGLLYQKQKNQEILKDWQKQTKVTQDQKAKNRKRTENQHEVPIAVPPYATELDPSQNKNSWDKHKTLVVEKQEMMPRVIASRDFRLEQRIKQHVQAMQERQRNPKRSAQEEMEAARKELEMASLLQAEILQRRREHDTSLEYRFTAFTGDISPSTTPRGQPQNIFAMDVS from the exons ATGGATACAATATATTCTAAAGACAATCATGGTACTCATGGTGTCATTGTAAACTGTACTGGTTTCTCAGTGGAACAAAGAAATGGAAACAGATCCCCCGATAACTCTGATACATTGGACCTAAGTAAGAAAAAACTGCATTATCTCAGTGAAGAACTTTACATGAACACCCCCTGTATTAAG AATATGCATCTTGAAGGCAATGTACTGTGCTCCCTTCCTGACAGCCTCTTCCTGCATCTGCCACACCTCGTGTGGTTAGATCTCCGATACAATGAAATTACAAGCCTGCCGATTACTATTGGAAAACACAG GCAGCTAAAATACCTTCTTCTTGAAGGAAACCCAATAAAGACGCTTCCTGTAGAGCTTG GTGACTTGTCTACACTTAAAGCCTTAAATCTCAGACATTGCCCACTTGAGTTTCCACCAGCAGATATTGTGCGCAAAGGGCTTGAGTCCATCTTATCATTTCTCCGTAATGTCAGGAGGGTGGATCCTGTAAGTTCTAAGCGTCATGAGTCAG CAGATCTGCCACCTGTTGAAAAACTGAATCTGAACGAGCTGGACCTCTCAGACGAATGTTCAACCAAGGAGGAAATGAAGCAGTTTCAGAtgctaaaaaacaaaattaaagagAAAGAAATGGAGGAAATGGCTCAAATTGATCCCCTTCACTTGTATAGTAAACCCCAGAAAGTGCTGGGCCCAGGAAAGACAAGTGGGTGGAGGTTTCTGACCGAATCAAG ACAAGTACTACCGGTAGAGAGAAGATACTCAGAAGCTGACAGACAagcggaggagaaggagaggCTTGGCCTGCTCTACCAGAAGCAGAA AAATCAAGAAATACTTAAAGATTGGCAGAAACAGACAAAGGTCACGCAGGATCAGAAAGCAAAAAACAGGAAGAGAACGGAGAACCAACATGAG GTGCCCATTGCCGTCCCTCCATATGCCACGGAGTTGGATCCCTCCCAGAACAAGAATAGCTGGGACAAGCACAAGACGCTCGTAGTGGAAAAACAGGAAATGATGCCAAGGGTCAT AGCCTCCAGAGACTTCCGGCTGGAACAGCGCATCAAGCAGCACGTCCAGGCCATGCAGGAGCGACAGAGGAACCCCAAGCGGTCAGCACAGGAAGAAATGGAGGCAGCCAGAAAGGAATTAGAGATG GCTTCGCTGCTGCAAGCAGAAATATTACAGAGAAGACGGGAGCATGATACATCATTGGAATACAGATTTACTGCCTTCACGGGGGATATTTCCCCCAGCACTACACCGAGAGGACAACCTCAGAACATCTTTGCAATGGACGTTTCCTGA
- the LRRC27 gene encoding leucine-rich repeat-containing protein 27 isoform X2 translates to MDTIYSKDNHGTHGVIVNCTGFSVEQRNGNRSPDNSDTLDLSKKKLHYLSEELYMNTPCIKNMHLEGNVLCSLPDSLFLHLPHLVWLDLRYNEITSLPITIGKHRQLKYLLLEGNPIKTLPVELGDLSTLKALNLRHCPLEFPPADIVRKGLESILSFLRNVRRVDPVSSKRHESDLPPVEKLNLNELDLSDECSTKEEMKQFQMLKNKIKEKEMEEMAQIDPLHLYSKPQKVLGPGKTSGWRFLTESRQVLPVERRYSEADRQAEEKERLGLLYQKQKNQEILKDWQKQTKVTQDQKAKNRKRTENQHEVPIAVPPYATELDPSQNKNSWDKHKTLVVEKQEMMPRVMSVKSLKEAEKARASRDFRLEQRIKQHVQAMQERQRNPKRSAQEEMEAARKELEMASLLQAEILQRRREHDTSLEYRFTAFTGDISPSTTPRGQPQNIFAMDVS, encoded by the exons ATGGATACAATATATTCTAAAGACAATCATGGTACTCATGGTGTCATTGTAAACTGTACTGGTTTCTCAGTGGAACAAAGAAATGGAAACAGATCCCCCGATAACTCTGATACATTGGACCTAAGTAAGAAAAAACTGCATTATCTCAGTGAAGAACTTTACATGAACACCCCCTGTATTAAG AATATGCATCTTGAAGGCAATGTACTGTGCTCCCTTCCTGACAGCCTCTTCCTGCATCTGCCACACCTCGTGTGGTTAGATCTCCGATACAATGAAATTACAAGCCTGCCGATTACTATTGGAAAACACAG GCAGCTAAAATACCTTCTTCTTGAAGGAAACCCAATAAAGACGCTTCCTGTAGAGCTTG GTGACTTGTCTACACTTAAAGCCTTAAATCTCAGACATTGCCCACTTGAGTTTCCACCAGCAGATATTGTGCGCAAAGGGCTTGAGTCCATCTTATCATTTCTCCGTAATGTCAGGAGGGTGGATCCTGTAAGTTCTAAGCGTCATGAGTCAG ATCTGCCACCTGTTGAAAAACTGAATCTGAACGAGCTGGACCTCTCAGACGAATGTTCAACCAAGGAGGAAATGAAGCAGTTTCAGAtgctaaaaaacaaaattaaagagAAAGAAATGGAGGAAATGGCTCAAATTGATCCCCTTCACTTGTATAGTAAACCCCAGAAAGTGCTGGGCCCAGGAAAGACAAGTGGGTGGAGGTTTCTGACCGAATCAAG ACAAGTACTACCGGTAGAGAGAAGATACTCAGAAGCTGACAGACAagcggaggagaaggagaggCTTGGCCTGCTCTACCAGAAGCAGAA AAATCAAGAAATACTTAAAGATTGGCAGAAACAGACAAAGGTCACGCAGGATCAGAAAGCAAAAAACAGGAAGAGAACGGAGAACCAACATGAG GTGCCCATTGCCGTCCCTCCATATGCCACGGAGTTGGATCCCTCCCAGAACAAGAATAGCTGGGACAAGCACAAGACGCTCGTAGTGGAAAAACAGGAAATGATGCCAAGGGTCATGTCAGTGAAATCATTGAAAGAAGCGGAGAAGGCTAG AGCCTCCAGAGACTTCCGGCTGGAACAGCGCATCAAGCAGCACGTCCAGGCCATGCAGGAGCGACAGAGGAACCCCAAGCGGTCAGCACAGGAAGAAATGGAGGCAGCCAGAAAGGAATTAGAGATG GCTTCGCTGCTGCAAGCAGAAATATTACAGAGAAGACGGGAGCATGATACATCATTGGAATACAGATTTACTGCCTTCACGGGGGATATTTCCCCCAGCACTACACCGAGAGGACAACCTCAGAACATCTTTGCAATGGACGTTTCCTGA
- the LRRC27 gene encoding leucine-rich repeat-containing protein 27 isoform X4, whose protein sequence is MDTIYSKDNHGTHGVIVNCTGFSVEQRNGNRSPDNSDTLDLSKKKLHYLSEELYMNTPCIKNMHLEGNVLCSLPDSLFLHLPHLVWLDLRYNEITSLPITIGKHRQLKYLLLEGNPIKTLPVELGDLSTLKALNLRHCPLEFPPADIVRKGLESILSFLRNVRRVDPVSSKRHESADLPPVEKLNLNELDLSDECSTKEEMKQFQMLKNKIKEKEMEEMAQIDPLHLYSKPQKVLGPGKTSGWRFLTESRQVLPVERRYSEADRQAEEKERLGLLYQKQKNQEILKDWQKQTKVTQDQKAKNRKRTENQHEVPIAVPPYATELDPSQNKNSWDKHKTLVVEKQEMMPRVMSVKSLKEAEKARTSDRGGLSTLQRRAAMLDYNSLQRLPAGTAHQAARPGHAGATEEPQAVSTGRNGGSQKGIRDGFAAASRNITEKTGA, encoded by the exons ATGGATACAATATATTCTAAAGACAATCATGGTACTCATGGTGTCATTGTAAACTGTACTGGTTTCTCAGTGGAACAAAGAAATGGAAACAGATCCCCCGATAACTCTGATACATTGGACCTAAGTAAGAAAAAACTGCATTATCTCAGTGAAGAACTTTACATGAACACCCCCTGTATTAAG AATATGCATCTTGAAGGCAATGTACTGTGCTCCCTTCCTGACAGCCTCTTCCTGCATCTGCCACACCTCGTGTGGTTAGATCTCCGATACAATGAAATTACAAGCCTGCCGATTACTATTGGAAAACACAG GCAGCTAAAATACCTTCTTCTTGAAGGAAACCCAATAAAGACGCTTCCTGTAGAGCTTG GTGACTTGTCTACACTTAAAGCCTTAAATCTCAGACATTGCCCACTTGAGTTTCCACCAGCAGATATTGTGCGCAAAGGGCTTGAGTCCATCTTATCATTTCTCCGTAATGTCAGGAGGGTGGATCCTGTAAGTTCTAAGCGTCATGAGTCAG CAGATCTGCCACCTGTTGAAAAACTGAATCTGAACGAGCTGGACCTCTCAGACGAATGTTCAACCAAGGAGGAAATGAAGCAGTTTCAGAtgctaaaaaacaaaattaaagagAAAGAAATGGAGGAAATGGCTCAAATTGATCCCCTTCACTTGTATAGTAAACCCCAGAAAGTGCTGGGCCCAGGAAAGACAAGTGGGTGGAGGTTTCTGACCGAATCAAG ACAAGTACTACCGGTAGAGAGAAGATACTCAGAAGCTGACAGACAagcggaggagaaggagaggCTTGGCCTGCTCTACCAGAAGCAGAA AAATCAAGAAATACTTAAAGATTGGCAGAAACAGACAAAGGTCACGCAGGATCAGAAAGCAAAAAACAGGAAGAGAACGGAGAACCAACATGAG GTGCCCATTGCCGTCCCTCCATATGCCACGGAGTTGGATCCCTCCCAGAACAAGAATAGCTGGGACAAGCACAAGACGCTCGTAGTGGAAAAACAGGAAATGATGCCAAGGGTCATGTCAGTGAAATCATTGAAAGAAGCGGAGAAGGCTAG AACAAGTGACAGAGGGGGATTGTCCACGTTGCAGAGACGTGCAGCCATGTTGGATTACAAT AGCCTCCAGAGACTTCCGGCTGGAACAGCGCATCAAGCAGCACGTCCAGGCCATGCAGGAGCGACAGAGGAACCCCAAGCGGTCAGCACAGGAAGAAATGGAGGCAGCCAGAAAGGAATTAGAGATG GCTTCGCTGCTGCAAGCAGAAATATTACAGAGAAGACGGGAGCATGA